A genomic stretch from Oreochromis niloticus isolate F11D_XX linkage group LG11, O_niloticus_UMD_NMBU, whole genome shotgun sequence includes:
- the aste1a gene encoding single-strand DNA endonuclease ASTE1 isoform X2 produces the protein MGVQGLATFLDNHRKVYRDVRFGRSRLVIDGCNLNYLLYFESGLDQNHGGEYAAYESLIERFITALRTCEVDPYVVLDGGSDHTDKKLETVTQRAEQRIERAHRAAKDGGKENVLPIMTKWVFRQTLTRLKVPVAQCFGEADREIAALADKWQCPVLSNDSDFYIFNLSAGLLPISYFQWQDVNGNGSKSYIPCKRYYTSSFCIYFEIQCQLLPTFAALAGNDYVKLQKFIWSQFAPVASKPQSRLEGLLCWLKDFEEPEDALKAAVELMGGKSRKNKENMKKMLQSLSVGMEEYKLPRSSLMEFFIHGVIPLFLVEEFMGRIPDWMQLRVMQAWLPGDTLDVLLLHRLSLSTPVDHKDLPSVNLTSRPLRQVMYGLVLGKETSYKVEERDREGLQLKFIRIKPTFSRVAQRLQLNSLHEAELSERLQVLLEALGVNEERLNALPPQLRLPVAVTCYWWNRARPRPDLKLLKSLLLGMNLRDTPQLSAAVQARCHQKPDVGVAHAFSQWQVCMKDSMHLNQLLGLPLPEPDVARFYQGTLVHQLVHMRRTGSRLKHVLKTDQASVQQYCDMLSAVRRLRPRQASEFSESEQAERRALNDQTNLQPFQLDYDEETETEVCSLARAQEELRLDDRLLLKTRYKTKERRNRCNKVELSRKEERRGTDLL, from the exons GTCTGGACCAGAATCACGGCGGGGAGTATGCTGCCTATGAAAGCCTGATTGAGAGGTTCATCACAGCCCTCAGAACCTGCGAGGTCGATCCCTACGTGGTGCTGGACGGAGGCTCGGACCACACCGACAAGAAGCTCGAAACTGTGACACAAAGGGCCGAGCAGCGGATCGAAAGAGCCCATCGAGCAGCAAAGGACGGGGGGAAGGAAAACGTCCTGCCAATTATGACCAAGTGGGTGTTCAGACAAACGCTGACCCGGCTGAAGGTCCCGGTCGCCCAGTGCTTTGGCGAGGCCGACCGGGAGATAGCCGCCCTGGCTGATAAGTGGCAGTGCCCAGTGCTTTCTAACGACAGCGACTTctacatcttcaacctctcagcGGGGTTGTTGCCCATCTCTTACTTCCAGTGGCAGGATGTAAATGGGAATGGCTCAAAGAGCTACATCCCTTGTAAGAGATACTATACCTCCAGCTTCTGCATCTACTTCGAAATCCAATGCCAGCTCCTGCCCACCTTCGCTGCCCTGGCTGGGAATGACTACGTGAAGCTGCAGAAGTTTATCTGGAGTCAGTTTGCCCCAGTCGCCAGTAAGCCTCAGAGCCGCCTGGAAGGCCTGCTGTGCTGGCTGAAGGACTTTGAGGAGCCGGAGGACGCTTTGAAGGCAGCAGTGGAGCTGATGGGAGGAAAGAGCCGCAAGAACAAGGAGAACATGAAGAAGATGCTGCAGAGTTTGTCTGTGGGGATGGAAGAATACAAACTGCCTCGCAGCTCGCTGATGGAGTTCTTCATCCATGGGGTCATTCCTCTGTTCCTAGTTGAG GAGTTCATGGGTCGCATCCCAGATTGGATGCAGCTGCGTGTGATGCAGGCCTGGCTGCCCGGGGACACCCTGGATGTactgctgcttcacaggctgAGCCTCAGCACCCCCGTGGACCACAAAGACCTGCCCAGTGTTAACCTGACCTCCAGACCTCTCCGCCAGGTGATGTACGGGCTGGTGCTGGGCAAAGAGACGTCATATaaggtggaggagagagacagagagggccTCCAGCTTAAATTCATCCGAATCAAACCAACCTTCAGTCGAGTGGCTCAGCGGCTCCAGCTGAACTCGTTGCATGAG GCGGAGCTCTCTGAACGTCTGCAGGTCTTACTTGAGGCTCTCGGGGTGAACGAGGAACGTCTGAATGCGCTGCCGCCTCAGCTGCGCCTCCCAGTGGCCGTGACCTGTTACTGGTGGAACAGAGCTCGGCCTCGTCCGGACCTGAAGCTGCTGAAGTCGCTGCTGCTGGGAATGAACCTCAGAGACACACCGCAACTCAGCGCAG cTGTGCAGGCTCGCTGTCATCAGAAGCCTGATGTGGGCGTGGCTCACGCCTTCAGCCAGTGGCAGGTGTGCATGAAGGACAGCATGCACCTGAACCAGCTGCTGGGCCTCCCTCTGCCTGAACCAGACGTCGCACG GTTCTATCAGGGGACGCTGGTCCACCAGCTGGTCCACATGAGGAGGACAGGAAGCAGACTGAAGCACGTCCTGAAGACAGACCAGGCCAGTGTGCAGCAGTACTGCGACATGCTGTCGGCTGTCCGCCGGCTCCGGCCTCGCCAGGCCTCCGAGTTCTCAGAGAGCGAGCAGGCAGAGAGGCGGGCTCTGAACGACCAGACCAACCTGCAGCCGTTCCAGCTGGACTACGACGAGGAGACGGAGACCGAGGTCTGCAGCTTGGCCCGGGCGCAGGAGGAGCTGCGGCTGGATGATCGGCTGCTGCTGAAAACTCGGTACAAAACCAAGGAGAGAAGGAATCGCTGCAACAAAGTGGAACTGAGCCGGAAGGAGGAGCGCCGAGGCACGGACCTCCTCTGA
- the aste1a gene encoding single-strand DNA endonuclease ASTE1 isoform X3, whose amino-acid sequence MTKWVFRQTLTRLKVPVAQCFGEADREIAALADKWQCPVLSNDSDFYIFNLSAGLLPISYFQWQDVNGNGSKSYIPCKRYYTSSFCIYFEIQCQLLPTFAALAGNDYVKLQKFIWSQFAPVASKPQSRLEGLLCWLKDFEEPEDALKAAVELMGGKSRKNKENMKKMLQSLSVGMEEYKLPRSSLMEFFIHGVIPLFLVEEFMGRIPDWMQLRVMQAWLPGDTLDVLLLHRLSLSTPVDHKDLPSVNLTSRPLRQVMYGLVLGKETSYKVEERDREGLQLKFIRIKPTFSRVAQRLQLNSLHEAELSERLQVLLEALGVNEERLNALPPQLRLPVAVTCYWWNRARPRPDLKLLKSLLLGMNLRDTPQLSAAVQARCHQKPDVGVAHAFSQWQVCMKDSMHLNQLLGLPLPEPDVARFYQGTLVHQLVHMRRTGSRLKHVLKTDQASVQQYCDMLSAVRRLRPRQASEFSESEQAERRALNDQTNLQPFQLDYDEETETEVCSLARAQEELRLDDRLLLKTRYKTKERRNRCNKVELSRKEERRGTDLL is encoded by the exons ATGACCAAGTGGGTGTTCAGACAAACGCTGACCCGGCTGAAGGTCCCGGTCGCCCAGTGCTTTGGCGAGGCCGACCGGGAGATAGCCGCCCTGGCTGATAAGTGGCAGTGCCCAGTGCTTTCTAACGACAGCGACTTctacatcttcaacctctcagcGGGGTTGTTGCCCATCTCTTACTTCCAGTGGCAGGATGTAAATGGGAATGGCTCAAAGAGCTACATCCCTTGTAAGAGATACTATACCTCCAGCTTCTGCATCTACTTCGAAATCCAATGCCAGCTCCTGCCCACCTTCGCTGCCCTGGCTGGGAATGACTACGTGAAGCTGCAGAAGTTTATCTGGAGTCAGTTTGCCCCAGTCGCCAGTAAGCCTCAGAGCCGCCTGGAAGGCCTGCTGTGCTGGCTGAAGGACTTTGAGGAGCCGGAGGACGCTTTGAAGGCAGCAGTGGAGCTGATGGGAGGAAAGAGCCGCAAGAACAAGGAGAACATGAAGAAGATGCTGCAGAGTTTGTCTGTGGGGATGGAAGAATACAAACTGCCTCGCAGCTCGCTGATGGAGTTCTTCATCCATGGGGTCATTCCTCTGTTCCTAGTTGAG GAGTTCATGGGTCGCATCCCAGATTGGATGCAGCTGCGTGTGATGCAGGCCTGGCTGCCCGGGGACACCCTGGATGTactgctgcttcacaggctgAGCCTCAGCACCCCCGTGGACCACAAAGACCTGCCCAGTGTTAACCTGACCTCCAGACCTCTCCGCCAGGTGATGTACGGGCTGGTGCTGGGCAAAGAGACGTCATATaaggtggaggagagagacagagagggccTCCAGCTTAAATTCATCCGAATCAAACCAACCTTCAGTCGAGTGGCTCAGCGGCTCCAGCTGAACTCGTTGCATGAG GCGGAGCTCTCTGAACGTCTGCAGGTCTTACTTGAGGCTCTCGGGGTGAACGAGGAACGTCTGAATGCGCTGCCGCCTCAGCTGCGCCTCCCAGTGGCCGTGACCTGTTACTGGTGGAACAGAGCTCGGCCTCGTCCGGACCTGAAGCTGCTGAAGTCGCTGCTGCTGGGAATGAACCTCAGAGACACACCGCAACTCAGCGCAG cTGTGCAGGCTCGCTGTCATCAGAAGCCTGATGTGGGCGTGGCTCACGCCTTCAGCCAGTGGCAGGTGTGCATGAAGGACAGCATGCACCTGAACCAGCTGCTGGGCCTCCCTCTGCCTGAACCAGACGTCGCACG GTTCTATCAGGGGACGCTGGTCCACCAGCTGGTCCACATGAGGAGGACAGGAAGCAGACTGAAGCACGTCCTGAAGACAGACCAGGCCAGTGTGCAGCAGTACTGCGACATGCTGTCGGCTGTCCGCCGGCTCCGGCCTCGCCAGGCCTCCGAGTTCTCAGAGAGCGAGCAGGCAGAGAGGCGGGCTCTGAACGACCAGACCAACCTGCAGCCGTTCCAGCTGGACTACGACGAGGAGACGGAGACCGAGGTCTGCAGCTTGGCCCGGGCGCAGGAGGAGCTGCGGCTGGATGATCGGCTGCTGCTGAAAACTCGGTACAAAACCAAGGAGAGAAGGAATCGCTGCAACAAAGTGGAACTGAGCCGGAAGGAGGAGCGCCGAGGCACGGACCTCCTCTGA